A single genomic interval of Mesoplodon densirostris isolate mMesDen1 chromosome 20, mMesDen1 primary haplotype, whole genome shotgun sequence harbors:
- the LOC132481368 gene encoding LOW QUALITY PROTEIN: transcription factor Spi-C-like (The sequence of the model RefSeq protein was modified relative to this genomic sequence to represent the inferred CDS: deleted 2 bases in 1 codon; substituted 1 base at 1 genomic stop codon), whose amino-acid sequence MACVEQDKLGQAFEDVFEVLRQHSTGDLQYSSNYKNDLAFINHCSHVRGNSSSYGVLPTEEPVYNWRTVIFIXNSVADLHFEGNIHQSLQNIPENQLVQPILLHQKGGKGRKKPRLFEYLHESLCNPKMAFCIQWMDQTKDIFRFVSKNNEKLAQVWGKRKDNQKTMTYQKMARAPRNYGRTEEVIKIQRKLTYQFSEAILQRLSPSYFLEEEIFNSQYVQPDQGYLSLNNWNASYNYTFANYHDLSHPDG is encoded by the exons ATGGCTTGTGTTGAACAAGACAAGCTGGGTCAAGCATTTGAAGATGTTTTTGAAGTACTGAGGCAACATTCAACTGGTGATCTTCAGTACTCCTCAAATTACAAAAATGACCTGGCTTTCATCAACCACTGTTCTCATGTCAGAGGAAATTCCAGCAGCTATGGTGTGCTGCCCACAGAGGAACCAGTCTACAATTGGAGAacagtaata tttatatagaacaGTGTTGCGGACCTCCATTTTGAAGGAAATATTCATCAGTCTCTGCAGAACATCCCTGAAAACCAGCTGGTGCAACCTATTCTTCTCCACCAAAAGGGAGGAAAAGGCAGGAAGAAGCCCCGACTGTTTGAATACCTTCATGAATCCCTGTGTAATCCCAAGATGGCATTTTGTATTCAGTGGATGGATCAAACCAAAGACATCTTTCGGTTTGTATCAAAAAACAACGAAAAACTTGCCCAAgtttgggggaaaagaaaagacaaccagaAGACCATGACTTACCAGAAAATGGCCAGAGCACCGAGGAATTATGGAAGAACTGAGGAAGTCATCAAAATCCAGAGAAAGTTAACTTACCAGTTCAGTGAGGCCATTCTCCAAAGACTGTCTCCATCTTATTTCTTGGAGGAAGAGATCTTCAACTCACAGTATGTTCAACCTGATCAAGGATATCTCAGTTTAAATAACTGGAATGCAAGTTATAATTATACATTCGCCAATTACCATGATCTAAGTCACCCTGATGGCTAA